The following coding sequences lie in one Mycobacterium gordonae genomic window:
- a CDS encoding alpha/beta fold hydrolase, which produces MRSSDIRIREAKPRDYARVAAMHYPVWRQSWKGIVATHVLDMIGTPKTWVDTFYPTTLKRGGWQMLMAEARGKLLGMTLFGPDLSNPKHIQVDALYILDDSQRHGIGGMLLNKVLRTYPDNDIILWCADKNQKARNFYEKHGFELDDRTYVWKPLPGVTVPHVGYRLYRSAAENPQQEQAAAVDTPASTPAVVSLIAPPVTAPSAAPITTPIQPHPIDVPQAQLDDLRHRLSTARWPAEIAEADWDYGTEQTFLKSVIDHWLHRYDWRATEAEVNAAGSFVTQAAGQRVHFLHARSEREDAVPLVITHGWPGSVVEFLDVLPLLRKRFHVVLVSMPGYGFSGPTRERGIDVARVAAAVADVMAQLGYDRYLAQGGDWGALVTRNLGEHYPQHAVAIHTNMLFAPPDQTNAELLANVTETEWAAIAAGVERIKDGTAYMEIQSTRPHSLGFGLDDSPLGLAGWILEKFHAWCDIREGMPISTDRLIDNLMFYWLTGTATSAARLYCESARAGTSPLSDWTGRVDVPTGYAVYPGEMLQTPRAWAAARYNLVHYAVHDRGGHFAAFEQPELFAADLIAYANVLSEKGVF; this is translated from the coding sequence GTGCGATCCAGCGATATCCGGATCCGCGAGGCCAAGCCGAGGGATTACGCCAGGGTCGCGGCGATGCACTACCCGGTGTGGCGGCAATCCTGGAAGGGAATCGTGGCCACGCATGTGCTGGATATGATCGGCACGCCGAAGACCTGGGTCGACACGTTCTATCCGACGACGCTCAAACGGGGCGGCTGGCAGATGTTGATGGCCGAGGCGCGCGGCAAGTTGCTGGGAATGACGCTGTTCGGGCCGGATCTGTCGAATCCCAAGCACATTCAGGTCGACGCGCTCTACATCCTCGACGACAGCCAACGGCACGGCATCGGCGGAATGTTACTGAACAAGGTGCTGCGCACCTATCCGGACAACGACATCATCCTGTGGTGCGCGGATAAGAATCAGAAGGCCCGCAACTTCTACGAAAAACACGGCTTCGAACTCGATGACCGCACCTACGTGTGGAAGCCGCTACCCGGCGTGACGGTGCCGCATGTGGGCTACCGCTTGTATCGTTCGGCGGCCGAGAATCCGCAGCAAGAGCAAGCCGCGGCCGTTGACACTCCGGCGAGCACCCCCGCCGTCGTGTCTCTGATCGCCCCACCGGTCACCGCGCCGAGCGCCGCACCGATCACCACGCCCATCCAGCCGCACCCCATCGACGTACCCCAGGCCCAACTCGACGACCTCCGCCACCGCCTCAGCACGGCCCGGTGGCCGGCCGAAATCGCCGAAGCAGACTGGGATTACGGCACCGAACAGACGTTCCTCAAGAGCGTCATCGATCACTGGTTACACCGCTACGACTGGCGGGCCACCGAAGCCGAGGTCAACGCCGCCGGTTCGTTTGTCACCCAGGCCGCAGGGCAACGAGTCCACTTCCTGCACGCCAGGTCAGAGCGCGAAGACGCCGTCCCGCTGGTCATCACCCACGGGTGGCCGGGCTCGGTGGTCGAATTCCTCGACGTCCTGCCGCTGCTGCGCAAGCGGTTTCACGTGGTCCTGGTCTCCATGCCGGGCTACGGCTTCTCCGGGCCGACCCGGGAGCGCGGCATCGACGTAGCCCGGGTCGCCGCGGCTGTCGCCGACGTGATGGCCCAGCTCGGTTACGACCGCTATCTGGCCCAGGGCGGCGACTGGGGCGCGCTGGTCACGCGCAATCTCGGCGAGCACTATCCGCAGCACGCCGTCGCGATTCACACCAACATGCTGTTCGCGCCGCCGGACCAGACAAACGCCGAGCTGTTGGCGAACGTCACCGAAACGGAGTGGGCGGCCATCGCGGCGGGTGTCGAACGCATCAAAGACGGCACCGCATACATGGAAATCCAGTCCACCCGGCCACATTCACTCGGCTTCGGCCTGGACGATTCGCCGCTGGGACTGGCCGGTTGGATACTCGAGAAATTCCACGCCTGGTGCGACATCAGGGAAGGCATGCCCATCAGCACCGACCGGCTCATCGACAACCTGATGTTCTACTGGCTCACCGGCACCGCCACCTCGGCGGCACGCCTGTATTGCGAATCCGCGCGGGCCGGCACCAGCCCGCTCAGCGACTGGACCGGCCGCGTCGATGTCCCGACCGGTTACGCCGTCTACCCGGGCGAGATGCTGCAAACTCCGCGCGCATGGGCGGCGGCGCGCTACAACCTGGTCCATTACGCCGTTCACGACCGCGGCGGCCATTTCGCCGCTTTCGAGCAACCCGAGTTGTTCGCCGCCGACCTGATCGCCTATGCCAATGTGCTCAGCGAGAAAGGCGTGTTCTAG
- the dapB gene encoding 4-hydroxy-tetrahydrodipicolinate reductase, translating into MRVGVLGAKGKVGATMVRAVEAAEDLTLSAEVDAGDALSLLTDGGTEVVIDFTHPDVVMDNLKFLIDNGIHAVVGTTGFTGERIGRVESWLAANPETAVLIAPNFAIGAVLSMHFAKQAAPFFDSIEVIELHHPHKADAPSGTATRTAKLIAEARKGLPPNPDATSTSLPGARGADVDGIPVHAVRLAGLVAHQEVLFGTEGETLTIRHDSLDRTSFVPGVLLAVRRIAERPGLTIGIEPLLNLQ; encoded by the coding sequence ATGCGGGTAGGCGTGCTGGGAGCTAAGGGAAAAGTGGGGGCGACGATGGTGCGGGCGGTCGAGGCCGCCGAGGACCTGACCCTGTCCGCGGAGGTCGACGCCGGCGACGCGCTGAGCCTGCTGACCGACGGCGGCACCGAGGTGGTCATCGACTTCACTCATCCCGACGTGGTGATGGATAATCTGAAGTTCTTGATCGACAACGGGATTCATGCCGTCGTGGGCACCACCGGTTTCACCGGTGAACGCATCGGACGGGTCGAGTCCTGGCTCGCGGCCAACCCCGAAACCGCTGTGCTGATCGCGCCCAACTTCGCCATCGGTGCGGTGTTGTCCATGCATTTCGCCAAGCAGGCCGCGCCCTTCTTCGACTCGATCGAGGTCATCGAGCTCCATCACCCGCACAAGGCCGACGCTCCTTCGGGCACCGCGACCAGGACCGCCAAGCTGATCGCCGAGGCGCGGAAGGGCTTGCCGCCCAACCCCGATGCCACCAGTACCAGCCTGCCCGGGGCGCGCGGCGCGGATGTCGACGGCATCCCTGTGCACGCGGTTCGGCTGGCCGGACTGGTCGCCCACCAGGAGGTGCTGTTCGGCACCGAGGGGGAGACTTTGACCATCCGTCACGACAGCCTCGACCGCACATCCTTCGTACCCGGCGTGTTGCTGGCGGTGCGTCGCATCGCGGAGCGACCCGGATTGACCATCGGTATAGAGCCCCTGCTCAACCTGCAATGA
- a CDS encoding SDR family oxidoreductase has translation MAILNASDGVTLSVHRYADVDPARPTVLAIHGYPDNHHIWDGVAELLGGRYNVVAYDVRGAGESSSPADRSGYHLDQLVADIGAVIDSLGVGQVHLLAHDWGSVQAWSAVTDGAVVSKIASFTSISGPHVRHIGQFVRSARTPREIGNVARQASSSVYVGFFLSPRLPELFFRSRLGVKVVEGLERFGRSSTLSRRTKSPRGIGDYVNGLNLYRENLPAPLVSPGAQVPQTAVPVQVLIPGKDLFITPALQRYVGAIPPTGRVVPIQGGHWVVTSRPDVIARLTGEWIDAVVGGLAESELRAGPREVGGKLALVTGAGSGIGRATAVELARTGAAKVVIVDRDPGAAEETAEAVRAAGAQAAVYQADVTDEELMNDLAAQVYNDHGVVDILVNNAGIGMAGRFLETSSRHWDDIMAVNVRGVITGSRAFGAQMVERGEGGTIINLSSAAAFLPSKSMVAYSTTKAAVLGFSEALRADLADEGISVTAVCPGFVNTNIAKSTVYAGMSAQQQERARAKADASYRRRNYTPEATARAIVKSIRTGPAVLPVAPESRVGYAMRRISPSAIRLLARLDIRQQ, from the coding sequence ATGGCTATTCTCAACGCATCTGACGGTGTGACCCTGTCCGTCCACCGCTACGCCGACGTCGACCCGGCGCGTCCGACGGTGCTGGCCATCCACGGGTACCCGGACAACCACCACATCTGGGACGGGGTGGCCGAACTGCTCGGCGGGCGGTACAACGTCGTCGCCTACGACGTGCGCGGAGCCGGCGAATCGTCCTCTCCGGCAGACAGATCCGGATACCACCTGGACCAATTGGTCGCTGACATCGGTGCCGTGATCGACAGCCTGGGCGTCGGGCAGGTGCATCTGCTGGCGCACGACTGGGGGTCGGTGCAGGCGTGGTCGGCGGTCACCGACGGCGCGGTGGTGTCCAAGATCGCCTCCTTCACTTCGATTTCGGGTCCGCACGTGCGGCACATCGGCCAGTTCGTGCGCTCGGCGCGCACGCCGCGCGAGATCGGCAACGTGGCGCGGCAGGCCAGTTCGTCGGTGTACGTCGGGTTCTTCTTGAGTCCCCGTCTGCCGGAGTTGTTCTTCCGGTCCCGGCTCGGAGTGAAAGTCGTCGAAGGCCTGGAACGCTTCGGCCGGTCGAGCACCCTGAGTCGACGCACCAAGTCGCCGCGCGGGATCGGCGACTACGTCAACGGTTTGAACCTGTACCGGGAGAACCTGCCCGCGCCGTTGGTGTCACCCGGCGCTCAGGTTCCGCAGACCGCCGTCCCGGTGCAAGTACTGATACCCGGCAAGGACCTCTTCATCACGCCGGCGCTGCAGCGTTACGTCGGTGCGATTCCGCCGACGGGCAGGGTCGTCCCGATCCAGGGTGGGCACTGGGTGGTGACGTCGCGCCCCGACGTGATCGCGCGGCTGACCGGCGAGTGGATCGACGCGGTCGTGGGGGGCCTGGCGGAATCGGAGTTGCGTGCCGGCCCGCGCGAGGTGGGCGGCAAACTGGCGCTGGTCACCGGGGCGGGCTCCGGCATCGGCCGGGCGACCGCGGTGGAATTGGCCCGCACCGGCGCGGCCAAGGTGGTGATCGTGGACCGCGACCCCGGTGCGGCCGAGGAAACGGCGGAGGCCGTCCGGGCGGCCGGGGCCCAGGCTGCCGTGTACCAGGCTGACGTGACCGACGAAGAGTTGATGAATGACCTTGCGGCACAGGTGTATAACGATCACGGCGTGGTGGACATCCTGGTGAACAACGCCGGCATCGGGATGGCGGGCCGGTTTCTGGAGACGTCGTCCCGGCACTGGGACGACATCATGGCGGTCAACGTCCGCGGCGTCATCACCGGCAGCAGGGCCTTCGGCGCTCAGATGGTCGAGCGCGGTGAAGGCGGAACCATCATCAACCTGTCGTCGGCCGCGGCGTTCCTGCCGTCGAAGTCCATGGTCGCCTACAGCACAACGAAAGCCGCGGTGCTCGGGTTCAGTGAGGCATTGCGCGCCGACCTCGCCGACGAAGGCATCAGCGTCACCGCCGTCTGCCCCGGCTTCGTGAACACCAATATCGCGAAAAGCACCGTCTATGCCGGCATGTCGGCGCAGCAGCAGGAGCGGGCCCGAGCGAAAGCGGACGCGAGTTACCGGCGGCGCAACTACACCCCGGAAGCCACCGCCAGGGCGATCGTCAAGTCCATCAGAACCGGGCCGGCGGTGCTGCCGGTGGCCCCGGAGTCAAGGGTCGGCTACGCGATGCGGCGCATCAGCCCTTCGGCCATTCGATTGCTGGCGCGCCTGGATATCCGGCAACAGTAG
- a CDS encoding HNH endonuclease signature motif containing protein, producing MRTITAAAEVVAAFDALDAAVAALGELHHRLSDPVVRCRALERLETSRRCQAVISHDIIHSLASEDPADIGGPAHQVIADWCRISYTEARRRIRDAAQLAPRPTLTGQQLPPELPATAEQWRQGMLDAQHLRVIQTFVRDLPTDTPVAVLEQAEHLLAHHATQLRPDQLDKAAKRAAVLINPDGKFSDRDRARQRSFTFKPQRADGMSEASLVATPELRALIEAWLAHFAAPGMCNPADENPCLSGQPPEEIATTDTRTPGQRQHDALLTLLRAHLGNPILGQHNGLPVSVVVTTTLQELTTATGTGVTAGGTVIPMRDLITMAARAHHYLAVFDGHSNRPLYLGRARRIASPDQRLALFAAERGCTYPGCDVAADKCEVHHLNEWANGGPTDITNLTLACPGNHKLIGKGWSTTKLGNHRTAWTPPPRFDRGGPRTNNFHHPERLLADNDDERAGP from the coding sequence ATGCGTACGATAACAGCGGCGGCGGAAGTGGTCGCCGCTTTCGACGCACTCGACGCCGCCGTCGCCGCGCTCGGCGAACTGCACCATCGGTTATCGGACCCCGTCGTGCGCTGCCGCGCGCTGGAACGGCTGGAAACCTCGCGCCGCTGCCAAGCCGTGATCAGCCACGACATCATCCACAGCCTCGCCAGCGAAGACCCTGCCGACATCGGCGGCCCCGCCCACCAGGTCATCGCCGACTGGTGCCGCATCAGCTACACCGAAGCCCGTCGGCGCATCCGCGACGCCGCCCAACTCGCGCCCCGCCCCACCCTCACCGGACAGCAGTTGCCCCCCGAACTGCCTGCCACCGCCGAGCAATGGCGCCAGGGCATGCTCGACGCCCAGCACCTGCGGGTGATACAGACCTTCGTCCGCGACCTGCCCACGGACACTCCCGTCGCCGTGCTCGAGCAGGCCGAACACCTACTGGCCCACCATGCCACCCAACTTCGCCCCGACCAACTCGACAAAGCCGCCAAACGCGCCGCCGTCCTGATCAACCCTGACGGAAAGTTCTCCGATCGCGACCGCGCCCGCCAGCGCAGCTTCACCTTCAAGCCCCAACGCGCCGACGGCATGAGCGAAGCCTCCCTCGTCGCCACCCCCGAACTGCGCGCCCTGATCGAGGCTTGGCTGGCCCACTTCGCCGCCCCTGGCATGTGCAACCCCGCCGATGAAAACCCCTGCCTCTCCGGCCAACCCCCCGAGGAGATCGCCACCACCGACACCCGAACCCCAGGCCAACGTCAACACGACGCCCTCCTCACCCTGTTGCGCGCCCACCTTGGCAATCCCATCCTCGGCCAGCACAACGGCCTGCCCGTCAGCGTCGTGGTCACCACCACTCTGCAAGAACTCACGACCGCCACCGGCACTGGCGTCACCGCCGGCGGCACCGTGATCCCCATGCGCGACCTCATCACCATGGCCGCCCGCGCCCACCACTACCTCGCGGTCTTCGACGGACACTCCAACCGGCCCCTTTACCTCGGGCGCGCCCGCCGCATCGCCTCCCCCGACCAACGCCTGGCTCTGTTCGCCGCCGAACGCGGCTGCACCTACCCCGGATGCGACGTAGCCGCCGACAAATGCGAAGTCCACCACCTCAACGAGTGGGCCAACGGCGGACCCACCGACATCACCAACCTCACCCTGGCCTGCCCAGGCAACCACAAACTGATCGGAAAGGGCTGGTCCACAACAAAGCTCGGCAATCACCGCACCGCATGGACCCCACCCCCACGATTCGATCGCGGCGGCCCCCGCACCAACAACTTCCACCACCCCGAACGTCTCCTCGCCGACAACGACGACGAACGGGCCGGACCCTAG
- a CDS encoding PDR/VanB family oxidoreductase: MTVPDSIWRSRPADLYGRRDHDRFFTVLWGVRTVMGGLAAASRWRPSRVTPVSRTHRARITDRVLVAPDVVALTLTDAEGGLLPSWTPGGHIDVQLPSGRRRQYSLCGPPGRRTDYRIAVRRIADGGGGSIEMHDALDVGDTLLFEGPRNAFYLGASEREVLFVIGGIGVTPILPMIRVAEQRGIDWRAIYAGRSREYMPLLDEVLAVAPERVTVWADDEHGRIAAVADLLAGAGPTTAVYVCGPAGMLEAVRVARDLHAAAPLHYERFSPAPIVNGSAFELELARSRQVLSVPANRSALEVMLDHDPTTAYSCQQGFCGTCKVKVLAGQVDRRGRAAEGDDEMLVCVSRSDGGRLVIDR, from the coding sequence ATGACTGTGCCGGACAGCATTTGGAGGAGCAGGCCCGCCGACCTCTACGGACGGCGCGATCATGACCGCTTTTTCACCGTGCTGTGGGGTGTGCGCACGGTGATGGGTGGTCTCGCCGCGGCATCGCGGTGGCGACCATCCCGGGTGACGCCCGTGTCGCGCACGCACCGCGCGAGGATCACCGATCGGGTACTGGTAGCACCCGATGTGGTCGCACTGACATTGACCGACGCGGAGGGCGGACTGTTGCCGTCCTGGACGCCGGGGGGACACATCGACGTGCAGTTGCCCTCGGGACGTCGGCGGCAGTACTCGCTGTGTGGACCGCCCGGGCGCCGTACGGACTACCGCATCGCGGTGCGCCGGATCGCCGACGGTGGCGGCGGGTCAATCGAGATGCACGACGCCCTCGACGTCGGTGACACCTTGCTTTTCGAGGGTCCACGCAACGCCTTCTATCTGGGGGCGTCGGAGCGTGAGGTGCTGTTCGTGATCGGCGGGATCGGGGTGACGCCCATCCTGCCGATGATCCGGGTTGCGGAGCAGCGCGGAATCGATTGGCGGGCAATCTATGCCGGTCGTAGCCGGGAATACATGCCGTTGTTGGACGAGGTGCTGGCGGTAGCGCCTGAGCGGGTCACCGTGTGGGCCGACGACGAACACGGCCGAATCGCCGCGGTGGCGGACCTGCTGGCCGGCGCCGGGCCGACGACAGCGGTGTACGTCTGCGGACCGGCCGGCATGTTGGAAGCGGTCCGGGTGGCACGCGACCTGCATGCAGCTGCGCCATTGCATTACGAGCGGTTCAGTCCGGCGCCGATCGTGAACGGATCTGCGTTCGAGCTGGAGCTGGCGCGCTCGCGACAGGTGCTCAGCGTCCCGGCGAATCGGTCGGCGCTCGAGGTCATGCTCGACCACGATCCGACCACGGCCTACTCGTGCCAGCAGGGTTTCTGCGGCACCTGCAAGGTGAAAGTGCTTGCCGGGCAAGTAGACCGGCGTGGCCGCGCTGCCGAAGGCGACGACGAGATGCTGGTCTGCGTCTCGCGCTCCGATGGCGGCCGGCTCGTGATCGATCGCTAG
- a CDS encoding flavodoxin family protein, with amino-acid sequence MSTLLIVHHTPSPHCQEMFEAVLAGATTPEIEGVKVMRRPALTVSPVEMLGADGYLLGTPANLGYLSGALKHAFDESYYQLLDASRGRPFGVYIHGNEGSEGAQRALDGITAGLGWVKAADDVVVSGKPVKADLEQCWNLGATVAATLMA; translated from the coding sequence ATGAGCACGCTGCTGATCGTTCACCACACGCCCTCGCCGCACTGCCAGGAGATGTTCGAGGCCGTGTTGGCCGGGGCCACCACGCCCGAGATCGAGGGTGTGAAGGTGATGCGACGGCCAGCTCTCACCGTCTCACCGGTCGAGATGCTGGGAGCCGACGGATATCTGCTGGGAACGCCGGCCAACCTCGGTTACCTCAGCGGCGCCCTCAAGCACGCTTTCGACGAGTCGTACTACCAACTGCTCGACGCCAGCCGCGGCAGACCGTTCGGTGTCTACATTCATGGCAACGAAGGCAGCGAGGGCGCGCAGCGGGCCTTGGACGGCATCACCGCCGGTCTGGGCTGGGTGAAAGCGGCAGACGATGTTGTGGTGTCTGGCAAGCCCGTTAAGGCAGACCTGGAGCAATGCTGGAACCTCGGCGCGACGGTCGCCGCGACATTGATGGCCTGA